The Micromonospora siamensis genome contains the following window.
CAGCTCGAACTCGGCCGGCACCTCCACCAGGGAGCCGTCGGCGGCCTGCCGCCAGCCGCTCACCCGCGGATTGCCGTGCACGCCACCGCTCTTCGCCCCCACCGCCGCGATCCGACCGCCCCGACAGCCCACCGCGGCCAGCACGTTCTCCGCCCCGTACGGCGACCGGGCGGTCAGCCGCAGCGGCGTCCACGTCGAGGCGTCCGGGCTGCTCCAAGCCGCCGGACGGGTCGCGCCGGCAGGGTCGGCGAGGGCGCCCACCACGTACCAGCGGCCGGCGCAGGCCACCGCGTCGCGCGGCATCACCCGCCCGGCCGAGGCGGGCGGCGGCGGAAGGTTCGAGGGCCGCCAGTCCAGCGGTGCCGCCGGCGCCGATTCGGCCCGCGGTGGCGATCCGCCGCCCGGCGGGGACGGCGACGACCGGCCGTCCGGCACGCAGCCCGACACCAGCCCGGCGAGCAGGCCGAGCGCCACGATCGCACGACGGACGGGCACGCCTCGATGCTATCGACGCGCGCCGCTGCGCGACGCCCCGCGAACGGGTACGCCTCCGCCGGTCAGGCGGTCGGCTGGGCCACCTCGCCGCCGGCGGTCTCGGCGAGGATCCGCTCGGCGACCTCCTTCATGGTCATCCGGTGGTCCATCGCGGTGCGCTGGATCCACTTGAACGCCTGCGGCTCGGTCATCCCGTAGGTCGTCATGAGCGCGCCCTTGGCCCGCTCGACGGTCTTACGGATCTCCAGGCGGTCGGTCAGGCCGGCGACCTCCGCCTCAAGCGCGGCGATCTCCGAGTAGCGGGACAGCGCGATCTCCACCGCCGGCACCAAGTCGCTCTTCTGGAACGGCTTCACGAGATAGGCCATCGCGCCGGCCGCCCGGGCGCGCTCGACCAGGTCACGCTGGCTGAACGCGGTCAGGATGATCACCGGGGCGATCCGGGCGCCGGCGATCCGCTCGGCGGCGGCCAGCCCGTCCATGATCGGCATCTTGATGTCGAGGATGACCAGATCCGGCTTCAGCTCCTCGGCCAGCCGGACGGCGGTCTCGCCGTCGCCGGCCTCGCCGACGACCTCGTAACCCTCCTCGACCAGCATCTCGGCCAGGTCCAGTCGGATCAGCGCCTCGTCCTCGGCGATCAGTACGCGCCTGCGCTCGGCATCCGTCTGCGTCTCGGCCACGAGCCACTCCCACCATCGATCCCGGCACGGCTACCACCCATGCTCCCGCATGAGCCTAGTCGGGTACAGTTGCGGCAACTCGCCGGGATGGTGGAACGGAATACACGGAAGTCTCAAACACTTCTGCCCGAAAGGGCTTGCGGGTTCGAGTCCCGCTCCCGGCACTTCTGTCATACACATGTTCGATGATGCCCTCGTGCATCCACCCGAGATGCGGGCTCGCGCCCGCGCCCTTCGCGCCCGGGGCCACAACATCCGTTCGGTGGCCCGCTCCCTCTCTTTGCCGTACACCACGGTCTGGCACTGGTGCGTCGACCGACCCGAGCCCGCCGTCTTCGGCAGCGCTGTCCGCTGCTTTCGGTGTCGGCCGGAGCAGGAGGCACCACCCGACCCGGCGGCCTACGCGTATCTGCTCGGCCTCTATCTGGGAGACGGCCATCTGGTCACCACCGACCGGGTACCGGTCCTGCGGATCTACTGCGCCGACGCCTGGCCCGGGCTGATCGATGCCTGTGACGAGGCGATGCGGGCCGTGCTCGCGAACAAGGTCCAGCGGATCCAGAAGCAGGGCTGCGTCGCGGTGC
Protein-coding sequences here:
- a CDS encoding ANTAR domain-containing response regulator, whose amino-acid sequence is MAETQTDAERRRVLIAEDEALIRLDLAEMLVEEGYEVVGEAGDGETAVRLAEELKPDLVILDIKMPIMDGLAAAERIAGARIAPVIILTAFSQRDLVERARAAGAMAYLVKPFQKSDLVPAVEIALSRYSEIAALEAEVAGLTDRLEIRKTVERAKGALMTTYGMTEPQAFKWIQRTAMDHRMTMKEVAERILAETAGGEVAQPTA
- a CDS encoding transcriptional regulator, with translation MHPPEMRARARALRARGHNIRSVARSLSLPYTTVWHWCVDRPEPAVFGSAVRCFRCRPEQEAPPDPAAYAYLLGLYLGDGHLVTTDRVPVLRIYCADAWPGLIDACDEAMRAVLANKVQRIQKQGCVAVQSTASHWPCLLPQHGPGKKHRRPIVLTDWQREILSAHPGHFLRGLFHSDGCRFSNRVVTRGKEYVYPRYMFSNRSMDIMGLCQWALDLLGIAWRMNLPWSLSVARRKAVAALDQHVGPKS